A segment of the Deltaproteobacteria bacterium genome:
ACCAGGACCCACAGCGCGAGGAGGCCGCGGTGAAGCCAGGGAGAGAGGGTGGTCTCCGCGTCGGAAGAGGGGGGCGTGGCCGCAGGGGCTATAGGCGCGGCGGCAGGGCCGGGGACCTCGAGAGGTCCTTCGGTCATAGGGTGGCCGGCAGGAGCGGCGAGGGATCGCCCACCGAGACGAGCCAGAGCTGGTGCGCGGCGCGGGTGGCGGCGATGTGCAGGAGGTGCCGGCTCTCGAGGCTGTCGGGGAAGTTGCGGGCCGTCACGTCGAGGAGGAGCACGTAGTCGAACTCCAGCCCCTTGACCTGGGCCACGTCGGTGACCTCGATCCCGGCCTTGAAGGAAAAGTCCTGGTGGCGGACGAGGCGCACCGCGGGGACCTCGGCCTGTGTCAGCGATTGGGCGTACGAGATCGCCTGCGCCGGATAGCGCGCGATGAGCGCCACCGAGGCGAGCGGCTCGCGGAGGGCGAGCGAGCGCAGCGCCTCAGAGAGCATGGCCACGGCCTCTCCCTGGCTCGCGAACCGATGCAGCTCCACCGGGGCGCCGCTCCGCACCGCGGCGGGCTCTCCCTCGGGGGCGACCGACCCGAGGAGGCTGCGCGCGAGCGCCATCACCTCGCCCGTCGAGCGGTAGCCGAGGCGCAGCGTGGCGGAGGTCGTCGCCGGGATGCCGAGCTCCTCGAGCAGCGCCTCCCAGCTCGAGAAGGCGTTGTCGAAGACGAGCCGCTGGGCGGTGTCGCCGGCGAGCGTGACGCAGCGGCCACGTCCGGCGGCCTCCACGAGCACCTTCAGCTCCACCGCGCTGAGATCCTGCGCCTCGTCCACGACCACGTGCTCGTAGGAGATCGCGGGGCCCGTCGGGGGCTTGAGCCCGCCGTGCTTGAGCAGGTGCAGGTAGACGAGGAGACTGTCGTCGGGCCGATCCAGCCGGCCGGCCCC
Coding sequences within it:
- a CDS encoding ATP-binding domain-containing protein; translation: ARTWFERTRKKILPSAPGLYNDETPGSVSRFKKHPLLLSLCRMLVERQQADFARELESGLGDASTGATVVARWRKLEGQPLVPRVHALRTWLLNEAHELPPATRQRADNVLRRLSRRAKDVLTDWSELLTDRRLLESAVAERAAGAFTARELDEVCAWCARQVEEVPAKEEEEHERDKERDEEAPESGEERDDHTPYLSVDGHDEREVEGAGRLDRPDDSLLVYLHLLKHGGLKPPTGPAISYEHVVVDEAQDLSAVELKVLVEAAGRGRCVTLAGDTAQRLVFDNAFSSWEALLEELGIPATTSATLRLGYRSTGEVMALARSLLGSVAPEGEPAAVRSGAPVELHRFASQGEAVAMLSEALRSLALREPLASVALIARYPAQAISYAQSLTQAEVPAVRLVRHQDFSFKAGIEVTDVAQVKGLEFDYVLLLDVTARNFPDSLESRHLLHIAATRAAHQLWLVSVGDPSPLLPATL